In one Andrena cerasifolii isolate SP2316 chromosome 2, iyAndCera1_principal, whole genome shotgun sequence genomic region, the following are encoded:
- the Rpl27a gene encoding ribosomal protein L27A, with translation MSTHKKKTRKLRGHVSHGHGRIGKHRKHPGGRGNAGGLHHHRINFDKYHPGYFGKLGMRNYHLRRNTKWCPALNLDKLWTLVSEQTRLKYKDSESKVPVIDLVKAGYYKLLGKGRLPKQPVIVKAKFFSKLAEDKIKAVGGACVLCA, from the exons ATG TCTACACATAAAAAGAAGACCAGGAAGCTCCGTGGTCATGTCAGCCATGGTCATGGTCGCATAG GTAAACACAGAAAACATCCTGGTGGACGTGGTAACGCCGGTGGTCTACATCACCATCGTATCAACTTTGACAAGTACCATCCTGGTTACTTTGGAAAG CTCGGTATGCGAAATTACCATTTAAGGCGTAACACAAAGTGGTGTCCTGCTTTAAATTTAGACAAGTTGTGGACTTTGGTGTCGGAACAAACCAGGCTCAAGTACAAAGACTCTGAGAGCAAAGTACCAGTAATCGATCTTGTAAAGGCT GGATATTATAAACTATTAGGAAAAGGTCGCCTTCCTAAGCAACCAGTCATCGTTAAAGCCAAATTTTTCAGCAAATTGGCTGAGGACAAAATCAAGGCAGTCGGAGGCGCTTGCGTCCTCTGCGCTTAA